The following proteins are co-located in the Halorussus caseinilyticus genome:
- a CDS encoding sulfatase: MTRDAPNVVWLTLESVRADHTPMGGYDRDTTPAIRQLAEEDDATAFENCFAHSMWTPASSASIFTGTYLSDHGVGKEGTGMRKLPPDLTTLPALLADEGYRTACLSPNGYLSSANGLDRGFEDFYWLSKNLGDGGVADLLKYGLNLGSHEGRPLNEKTRALAKYALNVRSHGPGFTLDRNRHNLSYVTTEMAKQWTSKAANGDDPFFLYAHVGNPHHPYCPPRRARDRFRDSLPVPMDEAIALSLDLYGSADRIQRLNAHGSQLTPEQWETIETLYDTEISYADDCVREIVNHVRALNGDTIVVVTADHGECFGEYGLVGHNLALHDALTHVPLVVAGADLDCDGDELVQHVDVTRTIASILGCDHDQFRGYDLRTETRDYCLSQRGRADFDEFFAVNPEFNTELLHEQPFSAIRTREFKYLESEGKSQLFELPDEETDVSDEQPEAVEELSAVADDWVDWTAAETDEAEFTDEMKEQLADLGYL, encoded by the coding sequence ATGACACGGGACGCGCCGAACGTCGTGTGGCTGACGCTCGAAAGCGTCAGAGCCGACCACACGCCGATGGGGGGATACGACCGGGACACCACGCCCGCGATTCGGCAGTTGGCCGAGGAAGACGATGCCACCGCCTTCGAGAACTGTTTCGCCCACTCGATGTGGACGCCAGCGTCCAGTGCCTCGATTTTCACCGGGACGTACCTCTCGGACCACGGCGTCGGGAAGGAGGGCACCGGAATGAGAAAGCTCCCGCCGGACCTGACGACCCTCCCGGCACTGCTCGCCGACGAGGGGTATCGCACCGCCTGCCTCTCGCCGAACGGTTACCTGAGTTCCGCCAACGGTCTCGACCGGGGGTTCGAGGACTTCTACTGGCTCTCGAAGAACCTCGGCGACGGCGGCGTCGCGGACCTGCTGAAGTACGGTCTCAACCTCGGGTCCCACGAGGGCCGACCCCTCAACGAGAAGACCCGCGCGCTGGCCAAGTACGCGCTCAACGTCCGGTCGCACGGGCCGGGGTTCACCCTCGACAGGAACCGGCACAACCTCTCGTACGTCACGACCGAGATGGCGAAGCAGTGGACCTCGAAGGCCGCGAACGGCGACGACCCCTTCTTCCTCTACGCCCACGTCGGCAACCCCCACCACCCCTACTGCCCGCCGCGGCGGGCGCGCGACCGGTTCCGCGACTCACTTCCCGTGCCGATGGACGAGGCGATAGCCCTCTCGCTCGACCTCTACGGGAGCGCCGACCGAATCCAGCGACTCAACGCCCACGGGAGCCAACTCACCCCCGAACAGTGGGAGACCATCGAGACACTCTACGACACCGAAATCAGCTACGCCGACGACTGCGTTCGGGAAATCGTCAACCACGTCCGGGCGCTCAACGGCGACACCATCGTCGTCGTCACGGCCGACCACGGCGAGTGCTTCGGCGAGTACGGACTCGTCGGCCACAACCTCGCGCTCCACGACGCGCTGACCCACGTTCCGCTGGTCGTCGCGGGCGCGGACCTCGACTGCGACGGCGACGAACTCGTCCAGCACGTGGACGTGACCCGAACGATTGCGAGCATCCTCGGGTGCGACCACGACCAGTTCCGCGGCTACGACCTCCGGACCGAGACGCGCGACTACTGCCTAAGCCAGCGCGGACGCGCCGACTTCGACGAGTTCTTCGCGGTGAATCCGGAGTTCAACACCGAACTTCTCCACGAACAGCCGTTCAGCGCGATTCGGACCCGCGAGTTCAAGTACCTCGAAAGCGAGGGGAAGTCCCAGCTCTTCGAACTCCCCGACGAGGAGACCGACGTGAGCGACGAGCAACCGGAGGCAGTCGAGGAACTGTCGGCCGTCGCCGACGACTGGGTGGACTGGACCGCGGCCGAAACCGACGAGGCGGAGTTCACCGACGAGATGAAAGAGCAGTTGGCTGACTTGGGGTATCTGTAG
- a CDS encoding DUF4112 domain-containing protein codes for MELGPDEDGQPIEVSVEDEPPGMERVRAVADLLDEAIELPVIDYKIGLDPILGILPVGGDAVSAAISLYIVAEGARMGASRDTVLKMLFNVGVDAVLGSIPVLGTLIDAVWKANERNVALLEEELGETA; via the coding sequence ATGGAACTCGGACCAGACGAAGACGGGCAACCAATCGAAGTCTCGGTCGAAGACGAACCGCCCGGCATGGAGCGCGTCCGGGCCGTCGCCGACCTGCTCGACGAGGCAATCGAGCTTCCGGTAATCGACTACAAAATCGGACTCGACCCCATCCTCGGCATCCTGCCGGTCGGCGGCGACGCAGTTTCTGCGGCCATCTCGCTCTACATCGTCGCCGAGGGCGCGCGGATGGGCGCGTCGCGGGACACCGTGCTGAAGATGCTGTTCAACGTCGGCGTTGACGCGGTTCTCGGGTCGATTCCCGTCCTCGGGACGCTCATCGACGCGGTGTGGAAGGCCAACGAGCGCAACGTCGCGCTGTTGGAAGAGGAGTTGGGCGAGACGGCGTGA